GTGACAGGGAGCCGCCGGGTACCACCTTGGGGCCGTTCGGGAGGGTGCTGCGCTTGAACTGGTTCGTCGTGAAGCGGCGCACGAAGGTCTCCAGCCAGCGGCGGATCGCCGCCAGGTCGTAGGAGCGGCGCTCCCCGGTGGGATGGCCCGCCGGCCAACTGCCGGCCGCCGCGTCATGCCAGGCGTGGTGGGCCAGGAACGCGATCTTCCGGGGCCGCAGGCCATGCCGCAGCAGATGGTAGAGGGTGAAATCCTGCAGTTCGTAGGGACCGATGGCCGCCTGGGTGGACTGTGGCGCCTCGCCTGGTTTCGCGGGAATCAGCTCTGGGCTGATCTCGGTGTCGAGCACCGAGGCCAGCACCTGGTTCACCTCCTCGTCGAACTGACCGGAGGAGACCACCCAGCGGATCAGGTGCTGGATGAGGGTCTTCGGCACCCCGGCGTTCACGTTGTAGTGGCTCATGTGATCACCGACGCCGAAGGTGCACCAGCCAAGGGCCAGCTCCGACAAATCGCCTGTACCGACGACAATGCCGCCATGATGATTGGCGGCGCGGAACAGGAAGTCGTAGCGGATGCCGGCCTGGACGTTCTCGAAGGTGATGTCGTAGGTCTCCTCGCCCTCCGCATAGGGATGGCCGAGGTCCGTCAGCATCTGCGTGGCCATCGGCCGGATGTCGACGGTCTCGAAGGTTACCCCGAGGGCCTCTGAGAGAGCCTGGGCGTTGTTGCGGGTGTGGTCCGTCGTCGCGAAACCCGGCATGGTCCAGGCCAGGATGTGGGTGCGCGGTAGGCCCAGGCGGTCGCACGCCTTCGCGGCGACGATCAGCGCGTGGGTGGAGTCCAGGCCTCCGGAGACCCCGATGCATAGGCGCGGGGCGCGTGCCGCGTCTCCTCCGCCGATGGCCAGCATGCGCCGTTCCAGGCCCGAGACCTGGATGTTGTAGCCCTCGTAGCAGTCCTGCTCCAGGCGGCTGGGATCGTCGGGGACGAAGGGGAAGCGGTCGATGGGGCGCTCCAGGCCCAGGTCCCCGGATGGGGGGCCGAGGGTGAACTCGATGGTGGCGTGCGGCATCGGGGCGTCCAGGCCTTGGCGGTTGTCGTCGAAGGAGCCCTGGCGCAGCCTTTCCTGCCGGATGCGGTCCAGGTCCACGTCCGCGACCGTCAGCTGGGCTGAGTCCGGGAAACGCTCGCCTTCCGCCAGGAGGGAGCCGAGTTCGTGGATCATCGTCTGCCCGTCCCACGACAGGTCCGTGGTGGACTCCCCGAACATCGCGGCCGCATAGACATGGGCTGCCAGGCAGCGCTGTGAGGTGGAGGCGGCCAGCGCCCGCCGGTCCGCCGCCCTCGCGATCGTGATGGGGGAGGCCGACAGGTTCAGCAGCACAGTCGCCCCGGACAGGGCAGCGAGGTGGCTGGGCGGCACCGGCACCCACATGTCCTCGCAGACCTCGGCGTGCACCTTGAGGCCGGGGACGTCGGTGGCGGTGAATATCAGGTCGTTGCCGACGGGGATCAGCTCTCCCCAGCCGGGGATGCCGACGGTCAGCGGCAGATCGTTCATACCCGCCGCGAAATGGCGTTTCTCGTAGAACTCCCGGTAGTTGGGCAGGTAGGACTTCGGGACGATACCCAGCACCCGGCCGTGCTGGATCACCACGGCGCAGTTGTACAGGCGGTTGCCCAGCGCGACCGGAGCCCCGACGGCGATCAGCGGCCGGTAGTCCGCGGTTCCCCGGCACAGCTGAACCACCGCGTCCAGGACAGCGTCTAGCAGTGAGTCGGTCAGCAGCAGGTCATCGATGGCGTAGCCGCTGATTCCCAGCTCCGGGAAGGCCACCACCGCGACGCCACGTTCATGGGCCTCGCGCACCACCTGAAGTGTGCGTTCCGCATTGGCTGCCGGATCGAAGTCGGCGACGGGCAGCGTGGCGGCCGCCACCCGGGCGAAACCCTGGGCGTAGACATTGAAGAAGTCCATGCGGGAAGCATAGAGGTCCATGCGGGAGGCATAGAGACAGCTGCCATCAGCGCCGACGTCTCTTCGAGACAAGTCACAGAATTCTCAAGTCAAGAAGTGAGCATTTTTGATGTACAGTTTGCCAACGTGTGTGGAATTGTTGGATACCTCGGAAGCCGCGATGGGCGGCAGGTTGTCATCGACGGACTACGTCGGCTCGAGTACCGCGGCTACGATTCGGCGGGCATCGCCGTCGTCGCCGGAGGGGAACTCTACACCCGCAAGAAGGCGGGAAAGATCGCCAATCTGGTGGCGGCCATCGAGGCTGACCCGCTGCCGGAGTCAGGCACCGCCATCGGCCATACCCGCTGGGCCACCCATGGGGCGCCCACGGACGTGAACTCGCATCCGCACGTCGCGGGCCGCATCGCCGTGGTGCACAACGGTATCCTCGAGAACCACGCGGCCCTCAGGGAGGGGCTGGGCGCCGAGTTCACCTCGGAGACCGACACCGAGGTGGCAGCTCAGCTGCTGAACCGCGAGGTTGTCGCCGGGGCCAGCCTGGTCGACGCGATGCGGGCGGTGGTCACCCGCCTGGAGGGGGCATTCACGCTGGTCGCGGTCAGCGCCGACGAGCCCGACAAGATCGTCGCGGCCCGCCGCAACTCGCCACTCGTGGTCGGGATCGGCGACGGCGAGTGCTTCCTCGCCTCTGATGTCGCCGCATTCATCGAGCACACCCGCGATGCCATTGAGCTGGGGCAGGACCAGGTCGTCGAGCTGACCCGGGACGGCGTGGTCGTGACAAACTTCGACGGCACCCCGGCCACCACCCGCGAGTTCCACGTCGACTGGGACCTGAGCGCCGCCCAGAAGCAGGGCTACGACTGGTTCATGCGCAAGGAAATCTTCGAGCAGCCCCGGGCCGTGGCCGACACCCTGCTGGGGCGCACCAACGAGCTCGGTGAGATCGTCCTGGATGAGATCCGCATCAGCCCCGAGGAGCTGCGGCTGGTGAACAAGATTGTCATCGTCGCCTGCGGCACCGCCTTCTACGCGGGGCTCGTCGCGAAATACGCCATCGAGCACTGGACCCGCATTCCCTGCGAGGTCGACCTGGCCAGCGAGTTCCGCTACCGCGACCCCATCATCGACCCCACCACCCTGGTGGTGACCATCTCCCAGTCCGGCGAGACCGCCGACACCCTGATGGCCATCCGGCATGCCCGGGAGCAGCACGCCAAGGTGGTGGCGATCTGCAACACCAACGGCGCGACCATCCCGCGCGAGTCCGACGCGGTCATCTACACCCACGCTGGGCCTGAGATCGGGGTCGCCTCCACGAAGGGGTTCACCACTCAGCTCATCGCCTGTTATCTGCTCGGCCTCTACCTGGCGCAGGTGCGCGGCACCAAGTACTCCGACGAGATCGGCGGGGTCCTCGCGGAGCTGGAGCGGATGCCCGCTGAACTGCAACGGGTCCTGGACGCCCAGCAGTCGGTGCTGGAGCTCGCCGCCCAGCTGAAGGACAACCCGTCCATCCTGTTCCTCGGCCGTCACGTCGGCTACCCCGTCGCCCTTGAGGGGGCACTGAAGCTCAAGGAGCTGGCCTATATCCATGCGGAGGGCTTCGCTGCCGGTGAGCTGAAGCATGGTCCGATCGCCCTGATCAGCAAGGGCCTGCCGGTGTTCGTCGTGGTGCCGCCATACAGCCGCGACCAGCTGCGGGACAAGGTGATCTCGAACATCGCGGAGGTGCGTGCCCGGGGCGCTCGCACCATCGTGCTGGCGGAGGCAGGCGACGCGGCCGCACGGGCCCACGCCGACCACTTCATCGAGCTGCCGAGCGTCTCCACGCTGCTCCAGCCGCTGCCCGCCATCCTGCCGCTGCAGCTGTTCGCCTGCGAGATCGCGACCCTCCGGGGTCACGACGTCGACCAGCCACGCAACCTGGCGAAGTCGGTGACCGTCGAGTAACCCCCGGTGCTACGCCATAGGCTGGGCGCATGATCGTTGGCATCGGCACAGACCTGTGTGTCGTCGCGAGGTTTGAGGCCATGCTGGCCCGGCGGCCCCGCCTGGCGGAGCGGTTGCTCACGGAGACCGAGCGGGCGCTTCCCGTCCAGTCGCAGGCCGCGCGGTTCGCGGCGAAGGAGGCCCTCGCCAAAGCCCTCGGCAGTCCTGGTGGGCTGCGCTGGCTGGACGCAGAGGTGGTCACCTCCGCCGCCGGGGCGCCGTCCTTCCGATTGTCCGGCACGGTTGCGGAGCGCGCCGCCGCCCTGGGGATCGGTGGCGTTCACCTGAGCATCTCGCACGACGGTGGGTTCGCCACCGCGATGGTGGTGTGTGAGTCATGACCAGGGCAGTGACGCAGGTGACCGCCGAGGACCTGGCGGCCTGGTGGCCGGTCCCCGGGGCCGACAGCCACAAATACACCCGCGGTGTGGTTGGCATTGACACTGGCTCCGAGGACTACCCGGGGGCAGCGTTGCTGAGCATCGCGGGGGCGCTGGGCGCCGGACCCGGCATGGCGCGATACCTCGGCACAGCGCCCCGTGATCTGATCTTGGGCAGGTTCCCCAGCGTCGTTCTGGTCCCTGGTCAGGTTCAAGCCCTGGTGGTCGGATCGGGCTGGGGGCAGCGCCCGGATGCCGAGGCGCGGCTGTCCGGGGCTGTGAGCCGGGGCGTTCCCCTGCTGGTCGACGCGGATGCCCTGCAGCTGCTCCCGGCGCACCTGCCCCCGGAGTCGCTGCTGACCCCCCACGCTGGGGAACTCGCCCGTATGCTGTCCATGCGTCGGGCCGAGGTGGAGGCGGACCCTGTTGCCGCAGCCCGTGAGGCTGCCCGTGCATTCGGGTGCGCGGTGCTGCTGAAGGGCGCGATGCAGCCTCTGGCCACCCCGGATGGGGAGGTGCGGCTCGCGATCCCGGGGCCGGCCTGGACCGCCCAGGCCGGTTCGGGGGACGTGCTGGCCGGGGCCTGCGGCACGCTTCTCGCGGCAGGCCTGCCTGCGTGGCGAGCAGGTCTGCTGGGAGCCAGCCTCCAGGCATTGACGGCGTCGCTTTTCCCGGGGCCACACACACCCGATGCCCAGGCTCGGCGGTTTCCCGAAGTCCTGGCGCAGACCATACAACCTGACCGACTCAGAAATACCCTCCTCTAAAACCTGGAGACTAATCCACAGCTGCTAGCAACCGGGCTCTGACATGGGGTTTCGTTGTTTTCGAAACCCCATGAATAAGCCTCGTTTCCCTGATTTTTAGGCCCATGTGGAAAGGGTTTGGTGTGGAGTGCCCGGCGTTTCGTGGACAGTGGTGAAAAACCTGAGTTTATTCGAACATGTGAGGTAAAATCTGTACTATGCCGGCTTCGAAATTTAGTAAAGAGTTTAAAGAACAAATCATCGCGGAGGTTCTTGAGGGGTCTCGGCCGATAGCGGAAGTGGCGAAGTCCTACAATCTGGTTCCGGCGAACTGTGGGTAACTGGGTGAGAATATGGCGGAAGCAGCATCCCGACCCAGGTATGGTAGAAGCCTCGTCGGATCAGGTGGCGGAACATCAAACGCTTGCAGGCCGAGGCTGGGTGAAGCGAAGACGGAGGGTTCGAGTTCAGAGATAAAGCGGCGGCCTTCTTCGCGCAGGAATCCCGGTAGCAGCGAAGAATGTGTTTATATACCTCCGCGAGGAAGGCAGCTATCCTGTGTATCTGATGTGCCGCTGGGCCAGCGTATCTCGTTCCGGCTACCACAAGGTGGCGGAATCAGGGCTTATCCGAGACGCAGAAACGCCGGGAAGAACTCACTATTTTAATTACGCATTTCTTCCACGAGTCTGAGCAAACCTACGGGTATCGACGTATCCACGCAGCTCTGGTTGAACGGGGAATCCACGCGAGCCCAGAGCTGGTGCGTCAGCTCATGCACCGGGCTGGCTTGGTGGCCTGTCAGCCCCGGAAACGGGTCCGTACCACCATCCCGGCCCAGGATCTTCACCACCGCCCGGATCTGGTGAAAAGGAATTTTACCGCCAACAAACCAGGGCAGAAATGGGTAGGCGATATCACCTACATCCCCACCTGGGAAGGATTCACTTATCTAGCAACCGTCATGGATTGCTACCCGAGATGAAGATCATCGGTTATGCGATCACTGGGAATATGCGCACCCGGCTTGTTGCCGAGGCTTTACACATGGCAGTCAGAAATTGCCCAGTAACCCGAGGTGAAACCGTCTTCCATTCGGATCGTGGTTCGCAATACACCTCAGCTGATTACGCGGAAATCATGAACACATATGGTATCCGTGCCTCGGTAGGTAGAACTGGGTCGTGTTACGACAATGCCGCAGCAGAATCATTTAATGCCACCTGCAAGAAGGAGGTAGTGAACCGGAAGATCTACCCAACACGGAAACACGCCATAAAGGATGTGACAGCCTGGATCGAGTTACGCTACAATCAGAAACGACTCCACTCGGCGTTAGGGTACCGAACCCCCAACCACGTCCACCAAGAATGGAGCCAACACCAGAAAGCAGCCTAGAAATCCCATTTTTCAGTAGTGTCCACAAAACCCATAGCACTCCAGTGCATTCAAGACGGCAGGTTTTGTTTTAAGAGGGCTATATCAAGGATGTGACATCCTGGATCGAGTTGCGATACAATCAGAAAAGACGTCACTTCGCACTCGGGTACAAAACCCCCAACCATGTCCATCAAGAGTGGACTGAAACCCAGATTCCAGCCTGAAAACCCATTTTTCACAAGTGTCCACAAAACCCATAGCAGTCCAGCTTGCTCTTTTGAGATAACCGGGTGCGAAAACAAACCATCACCTGAAAATGCCAGCACAAAACCCTGATGCCAGTGGAATCCTCGACCTATGCGCAGACGCCCACACCCGAGACCGGCCACCTACCTGCCGGATCACACACACCCGGCCTCCTCACCAGTATTCGCCCCTTACGCCACAACATCACCCAAGAACTTGCTCACGGAGCTGTTTGAGATTTCTCACTCCATGGTCAGCAGGCGTTGTCAACGCCTACACCCCACCCATCGCCGAGGTCCTCCACGTTCGGGTTCTCACCCTGGAAGACCCCCCGACCCAACAACTGAATCCTCGACCGACGCTCCCCCAGCCCTGCTGGTCCTGGCATCAGCCATCAGCATCCGGAGCTGTACTCGGGCAGAGAGCATCACACCACCGGAGCCCCCCATCCAGGTGGCCTGCATCCAGGCGGGAAGACCTACACAGGTTCCACAACCCCTCCCAGACACACACCCCACGACCTCACAGCGCTGAAGACTCCCGACTCCTCGACGTCATTCATCAAGCCACCCACACCGGCGATAAAGACCACACTCCAACACCAAGATTGACCACCCCGACCAAGAAACCCGCCAGTCATGAACCACACAACACCAAAAAGAAGTTCAATAAAAAGATCAACACCATCCCCCACCTCATAGAACAAACTCAAGGGGGCGGTTGAAGACCTGGCACATCCCCCACACCGACTACCACCAACCCATGAGGCTTAGTCAGAATGTGTTTCTGTAGAATTCGAGTGCGGCTACTGTGGTGATTGTTTCTGGGAATGTTGTGAAGGGTCTGCGGTAGTCGGTGTGGAGAATTCTCCAGGTTTTGAGGTTGGCGATGACTCGTTCGATCATGTAGCGTATCGCGTTTACTGACTTGTTGAACCTTTTTTCTTCTTCTGTGTGTTGTTGTTTCGGTTGGGTTCGGATGGGGGTGATCATGCCGAGTCCGATGTATCCTTTGTCGCCGATGAGTTGCCCGGTGGTGATGTGGTCGAGTAGGCCGGTTTCTTTGAGTGCGTGTGCGTCATGGGTGCGGCCGGGCATCGGGTCGGAGATGAAGGCGAGCCGTCCTGTCAGGTCGCATGCAACCTGGACGTTGACGCCGGTGGTTTTGTGTTTGCCGGAGTACAGTTCTGGCATGGTGCGCCATGACCAGGTCGGCAGTAGGGTGCCATCGACGATGAGTGGTTCGCTGACATCGAGGTCGTCGACCGTGGGGGTGCAGTCCTGCAGGGCCTGTCCCAGGATGGGCATCCAGGATGCGATGGTTCGAGAGATCGTTTTCTGGGAGACGTGGAACTGGTCGGCAATCTGGAGTGCTATGGGTTTTGTGGACACTACTGAAAAATGGGATTTCTAGGCTGCTTTCTGGTGTTGGCTCCATTCTTGGTGGACGTGGTTGGGGGTTCGGTACCCTAACGCCGAGTGAAGTCGTTTCTGATTGTAACGTAACTCGATCCAGGCTGTCACATCCTTTATAGCATGTTTCCGTGTTGGGTAGATCTTCCGGTTCACTACCTCCTTCTTGCAGGTGGCATTAAATGATTCCGCTGCGGCATTGTCGTAACACGACCCAGTTCTACCTACCGAGGCACGGATACCATATGTGTTCATGATTTCCGCGTAATCAGCTGAGGTGTATTGCGAACCACGATCCGAATGGAAGACGGTTTCACCTCGGGTTACTGGGCAATTTCTGACTGCCATGTGTAAAGCCTCGGCAACAAGCCGGGTGCGCATATTCCCGGCGATCGCATAACCGATGATCTTTTTCGAGTAGCAATCCATGACGGTTGCTAGATAAGTGAATCCTTCCCAGGTGGGGATGTAGGTGATATCGCCTACCCATTTCTGCCCTGGTTTGTTGGCGGTAAAATTCCTTTTCACCAGATCCGGGCGGTGGTGAAGATCCTGGGCCGGGATGGTGGTACGGACCCGTTTCCGGGGCTGACAGGCCACCAAGCCAGCCCGGTGCATGAGCTGACGCACCAGCTCTGGGCTCGCGTGGATTCCCCGTTCAACCAGAGCTGCGTGGATACGTCGATACCCGTAGGTTTGCTCAGACTCGTGGAAGAAATGCGTAATTAAAATAGTGAGTTCTTCCCGGCGTTTCTGCGTCTCGGATAAACCCTGATTCCGCCACCTTGTGGTAGCCGGAACGAGACACTCTGGCCCAGCGGCACATCAGATACACAGGATAGCTGCCTTCCTCGCGGAGGTATATAAACACATTCTTCGCTGCTACCGGGATTCCTGCGCGAAGAAGGCCGCCGCTTTTTTCAAAAACTCGATCTCCATCTTCGCTTCACCCAGCCTCGGCCTGCAAGCGTTTGATGTTCCGCCACCTGATCCGACGAGGCTTCTACCATACCTGGGTCGGGATGCTGCTTCCGCCATATTCTCACCCAGTTACCCACAGTTCGCCGGAACCAGATTGTAGGACTTCGCCACTTCCGCTATCGGCCGAGACCCCTCAAGAACCTCCGCGATGATTTGTTCTTTAAACTCTTTACTAAATTTCGAAGCCGGCATAGTACAGATTTTACCTCACATGTTCGAATAAACTCAGGTTTTTCACCACTGTCCACGAAACGCCGGGCACTCCAATCGATGCTTGTGTGCGGTTGGATCGCAGATAGATCAAGGCCACAACAACACACTTGTACAGTCCTAGTGTGGGTTTCCGTCCTGCTCGGGAGGCTGGTGCCTCGCGGAGGTCATGGATGCGTGCGACAAGGTCGGTGATCTGTTCGCTGCTAAGACCTGTGCTAGAGTACATGGGAAGGCTCAACTTTCGATTGACTGTGTTGGTACTATCAATTATTCAGGAAGTTGAGCCTTCCTCGCGCATACCGACACGCACAACACGTCAATTAACTATTGCAGCCACCGATTCTGACTAAGCCTCCATCACAACCCTCACTACCACCATCAACACCATCCTCAGAATCATATCCACCTACACCCCGCGGTGGTGTCATAGGGTCGTAGCAACAGTGTTTGTTAGGGAGGGGTTGTTGGTGCGGCGGTTGTTGACGGTGACGGATCGGGCTGGGATCGCGAGGGGTTTGGCGGAGGGGTGTGGGTTGCGTGAGATTGCTCGGCGGATTGGTAGGGATGTGTCGGTGGTTTCGCGGGAAGTGGCCCGGAATCAGGGTGAGACGGGGTACAAGTGTGTGGCTGCTGATGTAGCTGCGCAGCGGCGGCGTGCCCGGCCCAAGCTCCGCAAGTGGAGTGCCCGGCGTTTCGTGGACAGTGGTGAAAAACCTGAGTTTATTCGAACATGTGAGGTAAAATCTGTACTATGCCGGCTTCGAAATTTAGTAAAGAGTTTAAAGAACAAATCATCGCGGAGGTTCTTGAGGGGTCTCGGCCGATAGCGGAAGTGGCGAAGTCCTACAATCTGGTTCCGCAAACTGTGGGTAACTGGGTGAGAATATGGCGGAAGCAGCATCCCGACCCAGGTATGGTAGAAGCCTCGTCGGATCAGGTGGCGGAGAACAAGCGCTTGCAGGCTGAGTTGCGTGAAGCGAAGATGGAGATCGAGTTTTTGAAAAAAGCGGCGGCCTTCTTCGCGCAGGAATCCCGGTAGCAGCGAAATATGTTTATATTCACCGCGAGGAAGGCAGCTATCCTGTGTATCTGATGTGCCGCTGGGCCAGAGTGTCTCGTTCCGGCTACTACAGATGGCGGAATCAGGGTTTATCCGAGACGCAGAAACGCCGGGAAGAACTCACTATTTTAATTACGCATTTCTTCCACGAGTCTGAGCAAACCTACGGGTATCGACGTATCCACGCAGCTCTGGTTGAACGGGGAATCCACGCGAGCCCAGAGCTGGTGCGTCAGCTCATGCACCGGGCTGGCTTGGTGGCCTGTCAGCCCCGGAAACGGGTCCGTACCACCATCCCGGCCCAGGATCTTCACCACCGCCCGGATCTGGTGAAAAGGAATTTTACCGCCAACAAACCAGGGCAGAAATGGGTAGGCGATATCACCTACATCCCCACCTGGGAAGGATTCACTTATCTAGCAACCGTCATGGATTGCTACCCGAGATGAAGATCATCGGTTATGCGATCGCCGGGAATATGCGCACCCGGCTTGTTGCCGAGGCTTTACACATGGCAGTCAGAAATTGCCCAGTAACCCGAGGTGAAACCGTCTTCCATTCGGATCGTGGTTCGCAATACACCTCAGCTGATTACGCGGAAATCATGAACACATATGGTATCCGTGCCTCGGTAGGTAGAACTGGGTCGTGTTACGACAATGCCGCAGCGGAATCATTTAATGCCACCTGCAAGAAGGAGGTAGTGAACCGGAAGATCTACCCAACACGGAAACATGCTATAAAGGATGTGACAGCCTGGATCGAGTTACGTTACAATCAGAAACGACTTCACTCGGCGTTAGGGTACCGAACCCCCAACCACGTCCACCAAGAATGGAGCCAACACCAGAAAGCAGCCTAGAAATCCCATTTTTCAGTAGTGTCCACAAAACCCATAGCACTCCAAAGATTGATGCTGATCTGGTGTTGAAGCAGCGGGTGATTGCTGATCTTCGGAGGTCTCGTACACCACGTCAGATCGCGGGAAGATTACGTGCTGAGGCTGGGGGTGACAGGCTTGAACCGTGTCAGGGTTCCCCCACGGCCCAAGGAGCGAGCGTGTCTCATGAAGCGATCTACACCTGGATTTATGCGATGCCGAAGAAGACGCTGCGGGAGCACGGTGTCATGCTCGGGTCGAAACGCACTAGCCGTCAGTCCCGGCGTCGTTTGGGTGAGCGGAAATCCCCGATTGTGGGAATGGTCAGTATCGATCAGCGGCCTCAGGAGGTTACAGGACGGAAGGTTCCCGGTCATTGGGAAGGAGACTTGATCATCGGCGCCTACGGCAGAACAGCCGCGATCACCCTCGTCGAACGAACCACCCGGTTCGTCACGATCCTCGCCCTGCCGAAGGGCAAGAACGCAGACGGGGTGTGTGACGCCCTGATCGACCACATCACTGGGCTGCCCGAATTGATGAAGGGCACCCTGACCTGGGATCAGGGCTCTGAGATGGCCCGGCACGCCGCGTTCACCATGGCCACCCAGATGCCGGTGTACTTCGCCCATCCCCACTCTCCCTGGGAACGCGGCAGCAATGAGAACACCAACCGACTCATCCGTGACTACCTGCCCAAAGGCACTCCCATCCCCCAACACCAGCCCTATCTCACAGCCATCGCCGAAGAACTGAACGAACGCCCCCGAGCCACCCTCGGCTACCTCACCCCACGAGAAGCTTTCCAGAAACTACTCGTTGCTTCCACCACTTGACACCGCCCGCGAATAAGCCTCAAAACCCCCAGCCATGTCTGTCGGGAGTGAAGTCAAACCCAGACCCTGGAGGGTTATTCGGGTCTGTCTGATTAACGGTGTGTAGGGTCCGGTGGTTTTCATCAGTGGGTGGTTCGGTTGAACCGTTCAGCGAAGGTGATTGCGAACGCGTTGAGTGCGGGCTTCCACCTGATCACCCAGCGTGCCCGGCTCCCGCTGGTGGGGTCAAGGGAGCGGGTCACTAGGTACAGGCACTTCAATGCGGCTTGCTCGTTGGGGAAGTGCTCACGGGCCCGCATGGCCCGGTGGTACCTCGCGTTGATGGACTCGATGGTGTTGGTCGTGTAGATCACCTTCCGGTTCTCCATGTCGTAGGCTAGGAACGGTACGATACTGCGCCCACGTGTTGCGCCACAGCTGCACGATCGCCGGATACCGGTCGCCCCACTCGGTGGCGAACTCGGCAAACCGGTCCTTGGTCGCTTGCTCGGACGGGGCCGTGTACACCGGTTTGAGGGACTTCACGATCGCGTCGCGGTGCTGCCGGCCGGCGTAGCGGAAGCTGTTGCGGAACCAGGTAGATCGATGCACTGCTGCACGATGGTGTGTTCCCAGGTCGTGTTGATCGCCTCAGGGAGTCCCTTCAACCCGTCACACACCGCGATCATCACCTCGACGATGCCTCGGTTCTTCACCTCCGAAAAGATCTGCAGCCAGAACCGGGCACCCTCAGCACCGTCACCAGCCCAGATCCCTGTGGATGTCGCGTTCCCCGTTCATCGTGACACCCATGACAACGTAGAACGGGGTGTTACGGACTTGACCGTCGCGGACCTTCACGTGCGAATCGCGCCGGGCGAAGATCACCGGGTAGACAGGATCCAACGGCCGACTCGACCACTCGGCGAGCTCACCGACGATCTTCTCGGTGATCCGGCTGATGGTGTCCTTCGACACCCTCGCTCCGTACACCTCCTCGAAGTGGGCAGCGACTTCACCGGTGGTCAGCCCGCGGGCGGTCAACGACAACACGATCTGATCGATGCCGTCCAAACGTCGCTT
The sequence above is drawn from the Arachnia rubra genome and encodes:
- a CDS encoding integrase core domain-containing protein translates to MKIIGYAIAGNMRTRLVAEALHMAVRNCPVTRGETVFHSDRGSQYTSADYAEIMNTYGIRASVGRTGSCYDNAAAESFNATCKKEVVNRKIYPTRKHAIKDVTAWIELRYNQKRLHSALGYRTPNHVHQEWSQHQKAA
- a CDS encoding IS30 family transposase codes for the protein MEPTPESSLEIPFFSSVHKTHSTPKIDADLVLKQRVIADLRRSRTPRQIAGRLRAEAGGDRLEPCQGSPTAQGASVSHEAIYTWIYAMPKKTLREHGVMLGSKRTSRQSRRRLGERKSPIVGMVSIDQRPQEVTGRKVPGHWEGDLIIGAYGRTAAITLVERTTRFVTILALPKGKNADGVCDALIDHITGLPELMKGTLTWDQGSEMARHAAFTMATQMPVYFAHPHSPWERGSNENTNRLIRDYLPKGTPIPQHQPYLTAIAEELNERPRATLGYLTPREAFQKLLVASTT
- a CDS encoding IS3 family transposase; the protein is MPVAAKYVYIHREEGSYPVYLMCRWARVSRSGYYRWRNQGLSETQKRREELTILITHFFHESEQTYGYRRIHAALVERGIHASPELVRQLMHRAGLVACQPRKRVRTTIPAQDLHHRPDLVKRNFTANKPGQKWVGDITYIPTWEGFTYLATVMDCYPR